The following are encoded in a window of Nitrospirota bacterium genomic DNA:
- a CDS encoding 4Fe-4S dicluster domain-containing protein, giving the protein MSEDTKEKNNSLITRRKLLAGLAAGAAALALPVKNADAYVVEEYLRQHFKRLTPEELKGILKKTEEELSFKYGKQINVKATPPMDNVLYGYALDLSRCVGCRRCVYGCVNENNLSRNPQIQWIKVLEFEKENPKWQILEESNRYYEPEQVPEKGKFYVPVQCQQCKNPPCVKVCPVQATWQEPDGIVVVDYNWCIGCRFCMAACPYGARNFNWGKPYVPNEEINPNMHYLGNRPQYKGVVGKCTFCIQRSREGRYTACVEACPVGARKFGNLLDPKSEIRYILENLKVFRLKEELDTNPKFFYFFSMGMPVKS; this is encoded by the coding sequence ATGTCAGAAGATACAAAAGAAAAAAACAATAGCCTGATAACAAGGCGGAAACTTCTTGCCGGTCTTGCAGCTGGCGCTGCTGCACTTGCTTTACCAGTAAAAAACGCTGACGCCTATGTTGTTGAAGAATATTTAAGGCAGCATTTTAAACGGCTGACCCCTGAAGAATTAAAGGGCATCCTCAAAAAGACTGAAGAGGAATTATCATTTAAATACGGCAAGCAGATCAATGTAAAAGCGACCCCTCCAATGGACAATGTTTTATACGGCTACGCCCTCGACCTCTCGCGGTGTGTCGGCTGCAGAAGATGTGTATACGGATGCGTTAATGAAAACAATCTCTCCAGAAATCCCCAGATCCAATGGATAAAGGTATTGGAGTTTGAGAAAGAAAACCCAAAGTGGCAGATACTTGAAGAATCAAACCGCTATTATGAACCAGAACAAGTCCCTGAAAAGGGGAAATTTTATGTCCCTGTTCAGTGCCAGCAGTGCAAAAACCCGCCTTGCGTAAAGGTATGTCCTGTTCAGGCCACCTGGCAGGAGCCGGACGGGATAGTGGTGGTGGATTACAATTGGTGTATCGGCTGCAGGTTCTGCATGGCTGCCTGTCCGTACGGCGCGAGGAACTTTAACTGGGGCAAACCGTACGTGCCCAACGAGGAAATTAATCCCAACATGCATTATCTCGGCAACAGGCCTCAGTACAAAGGCGTGGTCGGCAAATGCACATTCTGTATTCAAAGGTCCAGAGAGGGCAGATACACGGCCTGTGTTGAGGCGTGCCCGGTCGGCGCGAGAAAGTTCGGCAATCTTTTAGATCCGAAAAGCGAGATACGCTATATACTTGAAAACCTGAAAGTGTTCAGACTGAAAGAGGAGCTTGATACCAACCCCAAATTCTTTTACTTTTTCAGCATGGGTATGCCGGTCAAAAGTTAA
- the nrfD gene encoding polysulfide reductase NrfD, which yields MPVDTINGIARTIFKGSKAYKTWVGVLSLFAALGIGLYYIQATQGLIATNMRDQVSWGWYIANFTFLVGVAAAAVVLVIPYYIYKYKPIGDIVLIGECMAVAAVSMCLMFILLDMGSPERFWHLIPGLGIFNFPQSILTWDVVVLNGYLALNLFLVVYALSKIYQGQEYKTKFIWPFIVLSIPAAISIHTVTAFLYLGLPARPFWNAAVLAPRFIASAFCSGPAFMLLIFQIVRKNTKLNIKDEALFKVGELITWAMAFNLFFLIAEIFKERYSATAHLAPMNYLFYGLHGHDHLVPWIWTAVIFNSIAFLILLMPSLRKNFTTLNIACVLIFIGVYIEKGIGLVFPGFAPDTLGEIYDYMPNSLELVISLAVWAIGLLIFTVFAKVTIAIKTGEIGHAGAASHEH from the coding sequence ATGCCAGTGGATACAATAAACGGAATTGCAAGAACCATATTCAAAGGCAGCAAAGCTTACAAGACCTGGGTAGGAGTTCTGTCATTATTTGCGGCACTCGGGATTGGTCTATATTATATACAGGCAACTCAGGGTCTTATCGCAACTAACATGAGGGACCAGGTTTCCTGGGGCTGGTACATTGCCAACTTCACGTTCCTTGTCGGTGTTGCCGCCGCAGCCGTTGTGCTTGTCATTCCTTACTATATATATAAATACAAGCCTATCGGCGACATCGTGCTTATCGGCGAATGCATGGCGGTCGCCGCGGTCTCAATGTGCCTCATGTTCATCCTGCTTGACATGGGCAGCCCTGAAAGGTTCTGGCATCTTATCCCCGGTCTCGGCATCTTTAATTTTCCGCAATCTATTCTGACCTGGGACGTTGTCGTATTAAACGGTTACTTGGCCCTGAATTTATTCCTTGTAGTCTACGCACTTTCAAAAATCTATCAGGGTCAGGAATATAAAACGAAATTTATCTGGCCGTTCATTGTATTATCCATCCCTGCCGCGATCAGTATCCATACAGTTACTGCATTTTTATATCTCGGACTTCCGGCGAGGCCTTTCTGGAACGCAGCGGTATTGGCGCCAAGATTTATAGCCTCAGCATTCTGTTCAGGGCCTGCTTTTATGCTTCTTATTTTCCAGATAGTCAGGAAAAACACCAAATTGAACATCAAAGATGAGGCGCTTTTCAAGGTCGGGGAATTGATTACATGGGCGATGGCCTTTAACCTCTTTTTCCTCATAGCTGAAATATTCAAGGAGCGTTATTCCGCCACTGCTCATCTTGCCCCGATGAATTATCTCTTTTATGGACTTCACGGGCATGATCATCTTGTTCCCTGGATATGGACCGCGGTAATATTTAATTCAATCGCCTTTTTGATTTTACTGATGCCGTCTTTAAGGAAGAATTTCACAACGCTTAACATTGCATGCGTGCTGATCTTCATAGGGGTTTATATCGAAAAGGGCATAGGGCTGGTCTTCCCTGGTTTTGCCCCTGATACGTTGGGCGAAATATACGATTACATGCCTAATTCGCTTGAGCTTGTGATCTCCCTTGCCGTCTGGGCGATCGGGCTTTTGATTTTTACCGTATTCGCAAAAGTTACAATAGCAATAAAGACAGGCGAAATCGGCCACGCCGGCGCAGCTTCACACGAACACTAA
- the cysC gene encoding adenylyl-sulfate kinase produces MDSKKPKSDVYWVAFEISKADRRKLKGHASVVIWLTGLPASGKTSIARELEKRLHEMGAHTYVLDGDNMRHGLNRDLGFSKEDRQENIRRIAEVAKLFVDAGIITICAFVSPFKEDRETARSLVEANEFIEVFVNCPVSVCIERDPKSLYKKALSGQIKSFTGVNDPYEVPDCPDIVVETNRLTLSETVDTIVKHLNDKGLIEELKCNACSDNSD; encoded by the coding sequence ATGGACTCAAAAAAACCAAAGAGTGATGTCTACTGGGTGGCATTCGAGATTTCAAAAGCGGACAGGAGGAAACTCAAAGGGCACGCCTCAGTTGTTATATGGCTGACAGGGCTTCCAGCCTCCGGCAAGACATCAATTGCCCGTGAGCTTGAAAAACGGCTGCACGAAATGGGTGCGCATACATATGTCCTTGACGGCGACAATATGCGTCACGGACTTAATAGGGACCTCGGTTTTTCAAAGGAAGACAGGCAGGAAAATATCCGCAGGATTGCGGAGGTGGCAAAACTCTTTGTTGATGCAGGCATAATCACCATCTGTGCCTTTGTTTCGCCGTTTAAGGAAGACCGGGAGACCGCCAGGAGCCTTGTTGAAGCAAATGAATTTATAGAGGTCTTTGTAAATTGTCCGGTAAGCGTTTGTATTGAAAGAGACCCCAAGTCGCTTTACAAGAAAGCGCTTTCAGGACAGATAAAGTCCTTTACAGGCGTGAACGATCCTTATGAAGTGCCTGATTGCCCGGATATTGTGGTTGAGACTAACAGGTTGACCTTATCGGAGACTGTTGACACAATTGTTAAGCACTTGAATGACAAGGGACTGATTGAGGAGTTGAAATGCAACGCCTGTTCAGATAATTCAGATTAA
- a CDS encoding sulfotransferase domain-containing protein — MANVPSNGCNPGDTIIVVSGLPRSGTSMMMKMLDACKMPLLIDNIRKPDEDNPKGYYEFEKVKDLEKDNSWLDLARGKVVKIVSPLLRYLNMDKKFRYRIIFMLRSIDEILASQKKMAARLQQKEDNIDDNVLRQNYSVHLEEVKKWMGQQENMEVLYVNYSDAIDDPVAAAENIGSFLGTKLNMQDMTKVVDSSLYRNRAQQSDETAQFAASEETEDPEIIKARLRDLGYL, encoded by the coding sequence ATGGCCAATGTTCCATCAAATGGATGTAATCCCGGTGACACTATAATTGTAGTTTCCGGGCTCCCACGTTCAGGCACTTCAATGATGATGAAAATGCTGGACGCGTGTAAGATGCCTTTATTGATTGATAATATCAGGAAGCCCGACGAGGACAATCCGAAAGGATATTATGAGTTTGAGAAGGTGAAGGACTTAGAGAAAGATAACTCGTGGCTTGATCTCGCGCGCGGCAAGGTGGTCAAAATAGTTTCGCCCTTATTGCGGTATCTGAATATGGATAAAAAATTCAGATACAGGATCATATTTATGCTGAGAAGCATTGACGAGATCCTGGCTTCGCAGAAAAAAATGGCCGCGAGGCTTCAGCAGAAGGAAGACAATATTGATGACAATGTCTTAAGGCAAAACTATTCGGTCCATCTTGAAGAAGTAAAGAAATGGATGGGGCAGCAGGAGAACATGGAAGTGCTCTATGTGAATTATTCAGATGCGATAGATGACCCTGTTGCTGCAGCTGAAAATATCGGCAGCTTTCTTGGAACAAAACTGAATATGCAGGATATGACAAAAGTCGTGGATAGTTCTTTATACAGGAACCGGGCGCAGCAATCCGATGAGACAGCTCAATTTGCAGCCTCTGAAGAAACTGAAGATCCGGAGATAATCAAGGCACGTTTGAGGGACCTGGGTTACTTGTAA